One Pichia kudriavzevii chromosome 3, complete sequence genomic window carries:
- a CDS encoding uncharacterized protein (PKUD0C04450; similar to Saccharomyces cerevisiae YKL022C (CDC16); ancestral locus Anc_2.665) has product MVNDSPNNSILTFSPLMTTKKVRDHFQTPNQKNTKTTTVQQNQNTQRLNSAQKSQFFPLPNSYLHQSSPQNARLINSIMEDPNDETNNNTAEEVKNVMNSTTQVNEDPDKSGPYTNNINNLETSTIVDMNQPLTQADKLRLWRHDALLQHHYKTAVYIGDKILSLTGDPNDAFWLAQVHYSSGNYQVARNLLLGPKFEDSIGCRYLAGLCLYKLDKLDEALDIIGEINPFKKDHSIRNGDGGIKLEASMCYLRGLVYNKQNNFERAKECFKEAVLVDVKCFEAFDELISNHLLSPDEEWELLECLNFDDADNNNELVKMLYTTRINKYKNLKMFEESKQRLIEEFNLGDNIDVLLSQAELYFIQCKFQKCLELCSTIIERDELNIPALSKYLSCLYEVGGKNKLFLTAHKLAEDYPNHYITWVAIGIYYFSIKQTADARMFFSKASIINPNFAAAWIGFAHTFAADGEHEQAISAYATASRLFPGTHLPNLFLGMQYLQMNNYTLAWEYLNFAYSVCSSDPLLLNEIGVLNYHKDELQRAEFYLRKALGASRSLEYGSKSWCSIHCNLAHVYRRMNKLEKSVMHFNEVLKISKDDVNIFSTLGLIYLKMGKIANAIEYLHIALSIQPTDSIATDLLDKALDLNLKLANKKMLDKSLSEGTNKANSNLQQQKNFSGILGEFSGGNKRNRKGLGRYQNEVDDDDEIMDIESE; this is encoded by the coding sequence ATGGTAAATGACAGTCCAAATAACTCCATATTGACGTTTTCACCTCTGATGACAACCAAGAAGGTCAGAGATCATTTTCAGACGCCAAACCagaaaaacaccaaaactACAACAGTACAACAGAACCAGAACACACAGAGATTAAACAGTGCACAAAAGTCGCAATTTTTCCCCCTGCCGAACTCGTATTTACATCAATCTTCACCACAGAATGCTCGGCTTATAAACTCCATCATGGAAGATCCAAATGACGAAACCAACAATAATACTGCGGAGGAGGTGAAGAATGTCATGAATTCAACTACACAGGTTAACGAGGATCCAGATAAGTCGGGTCCCTACACGAACAACATAAACAACCTAGAAACATCGACAATAGTAGACATGAACCAGCCGCTGACACAAGCAGATAAACTACGGCTTTGGAGACACGATGCATTGTTACAGCATCATTATAAGACTGCAGTATACATTGGAGACAAGATTTTATCTCTTACGGGAGATCCAAATGACGCATTCTGGTTAGCACAGGTGCATTATTCTTCAGGGAATTATCAAGTAGCAAGAAATTTACTACTGGGCCcgaaatttgaagattcaatTGGATGCAGATATCTTGCTGGTCTTTGCTTGTATAAATTGGATAAATTGGATGAAGCCTTGGATATAATAGGTGAAATCAACCCCTTTAAAAAAGATCACTCAATAAGAAACGGCGATGGAGGTATTAAGCTTGAAGCATCCATGTGCTATCTTCGTGGTTTAGTTTACAACAAACAGAACAACTTTGAGAGAGCAAAGGAATGTTTCAAGGAAGCAGTTCTTGTGGATGTGAAATGTTTTGAGGCCTTTGACGAGCTGATATCGAATCACTTGTTATCTCCAGATGAAGAGTGGGAGTTGCTGGAGTGTCtcaattttgatgatgcaGACAACAATAACGAGCTGGTGAAAATGTTATATACTACAAGGATCAACAAGTAtaaaaatttaaagatgtttgaagaatcaaaaCAACGTTTGATTGAGGAGTTCAATTTGGGTGATAATATCGATGTTTTGCTAAGCCAGGCAGAATTGTATTTTATTCAATGCAAATTCCAGAAATGTCTAGAATTATGTAGTACCATTATTGAGAGAGACGAATTAAACATCCCCGCCctatcaaaatatttaaGTTGTCTTTACGAAGTAGGAGGGAAGAACAAATTGTTCTTAACAGCTCACAAATTGGCTGAAGATTATCCCAATCATTATATAACGTGGGTTGCAATTGGAATTTACTATTTCTCAATAAAACAGACAGCAGACGCTAGGatgtttttctccaaagCTTCCATAATAAACCCCAACTTTGCTGCAGCGTGGATAGGATTTGCTCATACTTTTGCAGCTGACGGAGAGCACGAACAAGCTATAAGTGCCTATGCGACGGCATCGAGATTATTCCCGGGAACTCATTTGCCGAATCTTTTTCTCGGCATGCAGTACTTGCAGATGAACAACTACACCTTAGCATGGGAATACTTGAACTTTGCATATTCAGTATGTTCGAGTGATCCACTTCTATTGAATGAAATTGGTGTTTTAAACTATCACAAAGATGAACTTCAACGAGCCGAATTCTATTTAAGGAAAGCTTTGGGCGCATCAAGGAGCTTAGAATACGGCTCTAAATCTTGGTGCTCAATTCATTGCAATTTGGCACATGTTTATAGAAGAATGAACAAACTTGAGAAATCAGTGATGCACTTTAACgaggttttgaaaatatccaaagaTGATgtcaatattttttccacttTAGGACTAATCTACCTGAAAATGGGTAAAATAGCTAATGCTATTGAATACTTGCATATCGCCTTGTCTATACAACCTACCGATTCAATAGCAACAGATTTATTAGATAAAGCATTGGACTTAAATTTGAAGCTCGCCAATAAGAAAATGTTGGACAAATCACTCTCCGAAGGAACAAATAAAGCCAATTCAAACTTGCAGCAGCAGAAAAACTTTTCTGGAATTTTAGGGGAATTCAGCGGCGGCAACAAGCGGAATAGAAAAGGTCTTGGGAGATACCAAAAcgaagttgatgatgatgatgaaatcatgGATATTGAAAGTGAGTAA
- a CDS encoding uncharacterized protein (PKUD0C04420; similar to Saccharomyces cerevisiae YJR152W (DAL5); ancestral locus Anc_4.291a) produces MSDLEKEKDQSNVEITSTFSKNNLDPHAVLSHVVSIDGRVVDVTGDVDEAMKYAFDAEEVELTDEQARKLLFKIDIYLLPLICLLYSIQFMDKVSSSSASVMGLRTYYHMHGTQYSWVGSSFYLGYLILEIPMSMILQRFPVAKTIGIIVVIWGAILCLHAAASNYPGLITLRTLLGIFESGVTPAMVIITGQWYKAEEQFLRTAIWFACNGLGTILGSSIAYGLAIRMNSYSIEAFKVLFIVIGCMTISVGVMIFFHIPDLPVKAWFLNKTEKKQVVLRIKSNQQGFGNKHFKLHQLKEALLDINTWIFFFWAIAADIPNGALTNFGNILLSDTFGYSATKSMLMNMPNGAVEIVGCILFAWTVRFFRHKLAVSLFTTVITLIGMCMLAFAKQSPHARLAGYYLFSISPISMICALSCFTSNVAGHTKKITVNAIYLVGYCTGNLIGPQTFIAKQAPEYRGGQISMVVCYAVALLLNIWVYYNYWSENRRRDALLAEGKIDIPHIENIEFADLTDRENVNFRYVL; encoded by the coding sequence ATGTCAgatcttgaaaaagaaaaggatcaatcaaatgttgaaataaCGTCaacattttccaaaaataatCTAGACCCACATGCTGTGCTTTCCCATGTTGTCTCCATTGATGGCAGAGTCGTTGATGTCACTGGTGACGTTGACGAGGCCATGAAATATGCATTTGACGCTGAAGAGGTGGAACTGACCGATGAACAAGCCCGCAAGCTACTCTTCAAGATTGACATCTACTTGTTGCCTCTGATCTGTTTGCTCTATTCGATCCAGTTTATGGATAAggtttcttcttcgtcgGCCTCTGTTATGGGTTTGCGTACATACTATCACATGCATGGCACGCAATATTCTTGGGTGGGTTCGTCCTTCTACTTGGGTTACttgattttggaaattcCAATGTCCATGATATTGCAGAGATTTCCAGTTGCTAAAACTATTGGTATAATTGTGGTGATTTGGGGTGCCATTTTGTGTTTGCATGCTGCAGCTTCCAACTACCCGGGCCTCATAACGTTGAGAACACTACTTGGTATCTTTGAATCGGGGGTCACACCAGCAATGGTGATCATCACCGGTCAATGGTACAAGGCAGAAGAACAGTTCCTCAGGACGGCCATCTGGTTTGCGTGTAATGGGCTAGGAACCATTCTTGGCTCGTCCATCGCCTACGGCTTGGCCATCAGGATGAACTCGTACAGCATCGAAGCGTTCAAGGTGTTGTTCATCGTCATTGGCTGCATGACCATCTCAGTTGGTGTGATGATCTTCTTCCACATTCCAGATCTTCCGGTGAAGGCCTGGTTCTTAAACAAAAcggaaaagaaacaggtTGTTCTCAGAATTAAGTCAAACCAACAAGGTTTTGGTAATAAGCATTTCAAGCTTCACCAGCTAAAGGAAGCACTTTTGGATATCAACACGTGgatctttttcttctggGCTATAGCTGCAGATATACCTAATGGTGCACTAACGAATTTTGGTAACATTCTACTCTCAGATACGTTTGGGTATTCTGCTACAAAGAGTATGTTGATGAACATGCCCAATGGGGCGGTGGAGATCGTGGGTTGTATTCTTTTTGCTTGGACAGTCAGATTTTTCAGGCATAAACTTGCAGTTTCCTTGTTCACTACGGTTATCACCCTTATAGGAATGTGTATGCTAGCATTTGCAAAGCAATCACCTCATGCAAGATTAGCCGGTTACTAtcttttctctatttctcCAATCTCGATGATTTGTGCATTGTCCTGTTTTACTTCGAATGTTGCTGGCCATACTAAGAAGATTACAGTCAATGCAATCTATTTGGTTGGATACTGTACTGGTAACTTGATTGGGCCACAAACCTTCATTGCAAAACAGGCTCCTGAGTATAGAGGTGGACAGATCTCAATGGTGGTTTGTTATGCTGTTGCGCTTCTGCTTAATATCTGGGTTTATTACAACTACTGGTCCGAAAATAGACGAAGAGATGCATTACTCGCTGAGGGTAAGATTGATATTCCAcacattgaaaacattgaatttgCAGATTTGACAGACAGGGAAAACGTTAACTTTAGATACGTGTTATAA
- a CDS encoding uncharacterized protein (PKUD0C04430; similar to Saccharomyces cerevisiae YGR210C; ancestral locus Anc_5.121): MARDPLIGIVGKPSSGKSTTLNSLTDANAKIGSFPFTTIEPNRATGYLKIDCACSRFGKEDLCKPNYGWCEQGKRHVPIELLDVAGLIPGASQGLGLGNKFLDDLRHADALIHVVDVSGTTNAEGKATRGYDPLKDIEWLQDEIRLWIEGNLLKRWGSIVRRHTATKSSIVDTLRAQFGGYGANLNLVKEAVDSIKDLPPLEEWDNEWITTVVKAFMRYKFPTVLALNKIDHPDADKNVSKILLKYPDTKAVVTSAITELFLRKLKKQDYIKYEEGTEFVDTFEDLGEESGLKPLDEKLKEKLENIRDLVLYRFGSTGVVQVLQEAANVLDLIPVFTVRNINTFTGNSGNYVFRDCMLFKRGSKVGAVARSIMGEVTIAVIEGVGGRRISPDDTIDVGKNDILTFKVAPGGGPTQE, from the coding sequence ATGGCGAGAGACCCGTTAATTGGTATTGTTGGGAAACCCTCTAGTGGTAAATCCACAACTTTAAACTCCTTAACTGATGCCAACGCTAAGATTGGTTCTTTTCCGTTTACGACGATAGAGCCAAATAGAGCAACTGGCTATCTAAAAATTGACTGTGCATGCTCACGTTTTGGTAAGGAAGATCTGTGTAAACCAAATTATGGTTGGTGTGAACAAGGTAAAAGACATGTTCCAATTGAACTTTTAGATGTTGCAGGTTTAATTCCTGGTGCTTCTCAGGGTTTAGGCTTAGGTAATAAATTTCTAGACGATTTAAGACATGCAGATGCATTGATCCATGTTGTAGATGTTTCTGGGACAACTAATGCCGAGGGTAAGGCGACAAGAGGTTATGACCCATTGAAGGACATAGAGTGGCTACAAGATGAAATCAGATTATGGATTGAAGGTAATTTGCTTAAAAGATGGGGCTCGATTGTAAGACGACATACAGCTACTAAGTCATCGATTGTTGATACTTTGAGGGCGCAATTTGGTGGTTACGGTGCGAATTTAAACTTGGTCAAAGAAGCTGTTGATTCTATAAAGGATTTACCACCTTTAGAAGAATGGGATAACGAATGGATCACAACTGTGGTTAAGGCATTTATGAGGTATAAATTTCCGACAGTTTTGGCACTAAATAAAATTGACCACCCTGATGCAGACAAAAATGTCTCCAAGATTCTCTTGAAATACCCCGATACAAAGGCTGTTGTCACAAGTGCAATAACGGAACtatttttgagaaaactCAAGAAACAGGATTACATAAAGTATGAGGAAGGTACCGAGTTTGTGGACACATTTGAGGATCTAGGTGAGGAGTCTGGATTGAAGCCATTGGATGAAAAGCTAAAGGAAAAGCTGGAAAATATTCGAGATCTGGTTTTATATAGATTTGGCTCAACCGGTGTTGTTCAGGTTTTACAAGAAGCTGCAAATGTTTTAGACTTGATTCCCGTATTTACGGTCAGAAATATCAATACATTCACCGGTAATAGCGGCAACTATGTTTTCAGAGATTGCATGCTTTTCAAAAGAGGCAGTAAAGTTGGTGCAGTTGCGAGAAGCATAATGGGAGAAGTCACTATTGCCGTGATCGAGGGTGTGGGAGGCAGAAGAATCTCCCCTGATGATACAATTGATGTGGGTAAAAATGACATTTTAACCTTTAAGGTTGCTCCAGGTGGTGGACCAACACAAGAATAG
- a CDS encoding uncharacterized protein (PKUD0C04410; Pfam Domains: MFS_1(3.1e-36)) — MSDIEKEQTSVDIIPTFSKDNLDPHAVLSHVVSIDGRVVDVTGDVDEAMKYAFDAEEVELTDEQARKLLFKIDIYLLPLICLLYSIQFMDKVSSSSASVMGLRTYYHMHGTQYSWVGSSFYLGYLILEIPMSMILQRFPVAKTIGIIVVIWGAILCLHAAASNYPGLITLRTLLGIFESGVTPAMVIITGQWYKAEEQFLRTAIWFACNGLGTILGSSIAYGLAIRMNSYSIEAFKVLFIVIGCMTISVGVMIFFHIPDLPVKAWFLNKTEKKQVVLRIKSNQQGFGNKHFKLHQLKEALLDINTWIFFFWAIAANIPNGALTNFGNILLSDTFGYSATKSMLMNMPTGAVEIVGCILFAWMIKFVRHKLAVSLLTTIITLAGICMLAFAKQSPHSRLAGYYLVFIAPVATICALSCFTSNVAGHTKKITVNAIYLIGYCTGNLIGPQTFIAKQAPEYRGGQIAMVACYAIAVVLNGWVYYNYWSENKRRDSLLVEGKIDIPHIENIEFADLTDRENVTFRYHL; from the coding sequence ATGTCCGATATAGAGAAAGAACAAACTAGCGTGGACATCATCCCGACATTCTCAAAGGATAATCTAGACCCACATGCTGTGCTTTCCCATGTTGTTTCCATTGATGGCAGAGTCGTTGATGTCACTGGTGACGTTGACGAGGCCATGAAATATGCATTTGACGCTGAAGAGGTGGAACTGACCGATGAACAAGCCCGCAAGCTACTTTTCAAGATTGACATCTACTTGTTGCCTCTGATCTGTTTGCTCTATTCGATCCAGTTTATGGATAAggtttcttcttcgtcgGCCTCTGTTATGGGTTTGCGTACATACTATCACATGCATGGCACGCAATATTCTTGGGTGGGTTCGTCCTTCTACTTGGGTTACttgattttggaaattcCAATGTCCATGATATTGCAGAGATTTCCAGTTGCTAAAACTATTGGTATAATTGTGGTGATTTGGGGTGCCATTTTGTGTTTGCATGCTGCAGCTTCCAACTACCCAGGCCTCATAACGTTGAGAACACTACTTGGTATCTTTGAATCGGGGGTCACACCAGCAATGGTGATCATCACCGGTCAATGGTACAAGGCAGAAGAACAGTTCCTCAGGACGGCCATCTGGTTTGCGTGTAATGGGCTAGGAACCATTCTTGGCTCGTCCATCGCCTACGGCTTGGCCATCAGGATGAACTCGTACAGCATCGAAGCGTTCAAGGTGTTGTTCATCGTCATTGGCTGCATGACCATCTCAGTTGGTGTGATGATCTTCTTCCACATTCCAGATCTTCCGGTGAAGGCCTGGTTCTTAAACAAAAcggaaaagaaacaggtTGTTCTCAGAATTAAGTCAAACCAACAAGGTTTTGGTAATAAGCATTTCAAGCTTCACCAGCTAAAGGAAGCACTTTTGGATATCAACACGTGgatctttttcttctggGCTATAGCTGCAAATATACCTAATGGTGCACTAACGAATTTTGGTAACATTCTACTCTCAGATACGTTTGGGTATTCTGCTACAAAGAGTATGTTGATGAACATGCCCACAGGCGCAGTGGAGATCGTGGGCTGTATTCTTTTTGCTTGGATGATAAAGTTTGTGAGACATAAACTTGCCGTCTCTTTACTTACCACCATTATTACTTTGGCTGGAATTTGTATGTTAGCTTTTGCGAAGCAATCACCACATTCTAGATTGGCCGGCTATTATCTTGTTTTTATAGCACCAGTGGCAACCATATGTGCATTATCCTGTTTCACATCAAACGTAGCGGGCCACACCAAGAAGATTACAGTCAATgcaatttatttgattgGCTACTGTACCGGTAACTTGATTGGGCCACAGACCTTCATTGCAAAACAGGCTCCTGAATATAGGGGAGGCCAGATAGCAATGGTTGCGTGCTATGCAATTGCTGTTGTTCTTAATGGTTGGGTTTATTACAACTACTGGTCcgaaaacaaaagaagagattCATTACTTGTCGAAGGTAAGATTGATATTCCAcacattgaaaacattgaatttgCAGACTTGACCGACAGGGAGAACGTTACTTTTAGATACCATTTATAA
- a CDS encoding uncharacterized protein (PKUD0C04460; similar to Saccharomyces cerevisiae YIR034C (LYS1); ancestral locus Anc_2.664), which produces MANKVILHLRAETKPREARAALTPKTVKQLLDTGNFEIYVEEAPQSTFKTDEYRQAGAKIVPFESWKTAPKNRIIIGLKELPEETFPLIHDHIQFAHCYKNQAGWKDVLSRFSYGGGILYDLEFLENDQGRRVAAFGYYAGFAGAALGVLDWSFKQLNSEDKDLPGVTPYPNEDLLVADVKKQLSKAYKKTGRYPTVLIIGALGRCGSGAIDLCKKVGIPESNLLKWDINETKRGGPFQEIADSDIFVNCIYLSKPIPPFINLDLLNKDSRKLRTIVDVSADTTNPHNPVPVYTIATQFDTPTVLVDTTKGPKLSVISIDHLPSLLPRESSEFFARDLLPSLKELPNRKTAPVWKKAEDLFDHHVKRLNQSKL; this is translated from the coding sequence ATGGCAAACAAAGTCATTCTTCATTTAAGAGCAGAAACAAAGCCTAGAGAAGCAAGAGCGGCACTCACTCCAAAGACTGTCAAACAATTGCTTGATACAGGCAACTTTGAGATCtatgttgaagaagctcCACAATCCACTTTCAAAACTGACGAGTACAGACAAGCAGGAGCTAAAATTGTTCCTTTTGAGTCATGGAAAACTGCACCAAAAAACAGAATTATCATTGGTTTGAAGGAATTACCAGAAGAGACTTTCCCATTGATTCACGACCACATCCAATTTGCACACTGTTATAAAAACCAAGCTGGCTGGAAGGACGTCTTATCCAGATTTTCATATGGCGGTGGCATACTATatgatttggaatttcttgaaaacgACCAGGGAAGAAGAGTTGCAGCCTTTGGTTATTATGCTGGTTTTGCCGGTGCAGCTCTGGGTGTCCTAGACTGGTCTTTCAAGCAACTCAACTCTGAAGACAAGGACCTACCAGGTGTCACGCCTTACCCAAACGAAGATTTGCTTGTTGCGGATGTCAAGAAGCAACTGTCAAAGGCATACAAGAAAACCGGCAGATATCCAACCGTTTTAATCATTGGTGCATTGGGTAGATGTGGTTCCGGTGCAATTGACCTCTGTAAAAAAGTTGGTATTCCAGAATCCAACCTATTGAAATGGGATATCAATGAAACAAAGAGAGGCGGTCCATTCCAAGAAATTGCAGACTCTGATATCTTTGTCAATTGTATCTACTTGTCCAAGCCAATTCCTCCATTCATCAACCTCGATCTACTCAACAAGGATAGCAGAAAGTTGAGAACCATTGTTGATGTCTCTGCAGATACCACAAACCCACACAACCCAGTGCCGGTTTATACAATTGCCACCCAATTCGACACCCCTACAGTGTTGGTAGATACCACAAAGGGCCCAAAGTTATCCGTCATATCCATCGACCATTTGCCATCTCTTCTACCAAGAGAATCATCTGAATTCTTTGCAAGAGATTTGCTGCCTTCACTGAAGGAACTTCCAAATAGAAAGACTGCGCCTGTGTGGAAGAAGGCCGAAGACCTCTTTGACCACCATGTCAAGAGATTGAACCAATCTAAATTATAA
- a CDS encoding uncharacterized protein (PKUD0C04440), which yields MSTEHLEYTSGRILLNEKLLSTDYVKQRLRRPSEDDDLYRSLFNEFSLTKNMNEELFLDYFDQLGTLIVKSKGSINPDQFCRDAVQFYSSMKGITKSPPNTIGISKYLFEVLRTNKTSLPSEKIMISFLMTFGSWTQCNSFKDSCYNLLVSRIQQCCFSLDSFSNPLSQRSLMLDKILERSVSQLGPILFLYAYQLGNTNVYSNQDYDMPRTLKNFLLYCAKSTIFLLKWSTSVLLVNYFSAADYSQRSHNFSNLLPYIIDLTYQEAGNTTIIKVFTKLCSLPLDMYPLALISKILKGAPDINKVLVEVDYVSFISNVINDYYNEEEKYIAEGTSFKLSLCLNILAHLGMVNDKNKLRISSGPASTLVSNTLVKHLEILKYMRTSECKGNIDIRIANKAIYCSTNLTFAACTILRSLSRSASLLRSQFKSDNNVQLLIEILSVNGEDLYVPYQYDSEEKLKSLILNILANLVLELNSPKRSINYSVLLGLVRGFLENGKSEELVCASLSLLRNSLFSSDEFFIQKFKENVPATLILKYSKSKNDKIKLSSLNIIRNLFACSLDVSNYIFNEFKDINQGPECKFIDFLKGELCHSQNMEIVLSLCYIISNLSVWQPVNKIFIVKNEGLMMIMKEYLAKPINQFPKTDLAWSIKSCISWIVMNVLTNGSMEESERICHVDLEDASLADPTQRAKLLISWGFLNSLGDMIHSCDDVDSRLVLNRAFVLLNTIGTTLH from the coding sequence ATGTCTACAGAGCATCTGGAATACACCAGTGGAAGGATATTGTTAAATGAGAAGCTTCTGAGTACAGATTACGTGAAGCAACGTCTGAGGAGGCCCTCTGAAGACGACGATCTCTACCGGTCACtcttcaatgaattcaGTTTGACAAAAAACATGAATGAAGAGTTATTTCTCGATTACTTTGACCAGTTAGGCACGTTAATAGTTAAATCAAAGGGATCTATTAATCCAGATCAATTTTGCAGAGATGCAGTTCAATTTTATAGCTCAATGAAAGGAATTACAAAGTCTCCTCCCAACACAATAGGCATTTCCAAATACTTGTTTGAAGTTTTACGAACCAACAAAACGTCTTTGCCTTctgaaaaaataatgatcTCCTTCTTAATGACTTTTGGCTCGTGGACCCAATGTAACAGTTTCAAAGATTCCTGTTATAACCTTCTAGTTTCTAGGATTCAACAATGTTGCTTTTCCCTTGATTCATTTAGTAATCCACTGTCCCAGCGTTCGTTAATGCTAGATAAGATTTTGGAGAGATCGGTATCACAACTTGGACCAATATTGTTTCTATATGCTTATCAGTTAGGTAACACCAATGTTTATTCCAATCAAGATTACGATATGCCCCGAACGTTGAAGAATTTCCTCTTATACTGTGCAAAAAGTACAATATTCCTGTTGAAATGGTCTACTAGTGTTTTGTTAGTTAACTATTTCTCCGCTGCTGATTACTCACAGAGATCCCACAATTTCAGCAACCTTTTGCCTTATATCATAGACCTCACTTATCAAGAGGCAGGAAATACAACTATTATAAAAGTCTTTACAAAATTGTGCTCTCTACCACTAGATATGTACCCATTGGCTTTAATTTCCAAGATATTAAAAGGTGCTCCAGATATAAACAAAGTTTTAGTTGAAGTTGACTATGTTTCGTTTATCAGCAATGTAATCAATGACTATTAtaatgaggaagaaaaatatattgCAGAGGGAACGTCATTCAAGCTTTCGTTGTGTTTAAACATACTAGCGCATCTTGGGATGGTCAACgacaaaaataaattgagAATTTCGTCAGGGCCTGCTTCTACCCTAGTTTCGAATACATTAGTGAAACATCTTGAAATATTAAAGTATATGCGGACATCAGAATGTAAAGGTAATATAGATATTCGTATTGCAAATAAGGCCATCTATTGTTCTACAAATTTGACATTTGCTGCTTGCACCATACTAAGATCGCTTTCTAGGTCTGCTTCCTTGTTACGTTCCCAGTTCAAATCTGATAACAACGTGCAGTTGTTGATTGAGATACTCTCAGTGAACGGTGAAGATCTCTACGTTCCATATCAGTATGATAGTGAGGAAAAGCTAAAGTCCCTAATACTGAATATTCTGGCCAACTTAGTTCTAGAATTGAATTCACCAAAGAGGAGCATAAATTACTCCGTACTCTTAGGACTAGTTAGAGGATTTTTGGAAAACGGAAAGTCTGAGGAGCTTGTCTGTGCTTCGCTATCACTTTTAAGAAACAGTTTATTCTCAAgtgatgaattttttatccaaaagttcaaagaaaatgtcCCAGCTACACTAATACTAAAATACAGTAAGAGTAAAAATGACAAGATAAAGTTAAGCTCCTTGAATATAATTCGAAACTTGTTTGCGTGTAGCTTAGATGTTTCGAACTATatattcaatgaattcaaagatatcaatCAAGGGCCAGAATgcaaattcattgatttccTAAAAGGTGAATTGTGTCATTCACAGAATATGGAGATAGTCCTGTCCTTATGTTATATTATTAGTAACTTGTCTGTATGGCAACCGGtaaacaaaattttcattgtGAAAAATGAGGGGctaatgatgataatgaaggAATACCTGGCAAAACCTATCAatcaatttccaaaaacaGATCTCGCATGGAGCATCAAGTCTTGTATTTCTTGGATAGTCATGAATGTATTGACAAATGGATCAATGGAAGAGTCTGAAAGAATATGTCATGTTGATTTAGAAGATGCTTCTTTGGCAGACCCTACTCAAAGGGCAAAACTCTTAATATCATGGGGGTTTCTCAATTCGTTAGGTGACATGATTCATTCATGCGACGATGTAGACTCAAGGTTGGTTTTGAATAGGGCATTCGTCCTATTAAATACAATAGGCACGACCTTACACTAA